A stretch of the Hydra vulgaris chromosome 09, alternate assembly HydraT2T_AEP genome encodes the following:
- the LOC136085310 gene encoding uncharacterized protein LOC136085310: MVRNYIRKTDRGNFSEQSMLLAIDSVKLKEMSLRKAALTFSVNEDALHRRIQRKLKSLESCNIHKRSLGSFKKVLPNDTYQLVSYIKEMDSYVEKYNIVHPFNKYNGVAGRDFVSGFLKRRLDLSIRKPQGLSLNRIYGLNRNSVNIYFKNIEIVIKKYKFEAHQIFNCDESGIIIVHKPVKVITKKRKHCISSVTSGEWSVTTTVVCAMNVIGLFVPPMIIFKRKQMKLELIDHAPTGTIGGCSKNGWITTNLLMEYIKHFKKYTRASIENKILLILDGHKTHTKNINLLGFAKENGIVIITLPPHASHKLQPLLWKLF, from the exons ATGGTTAGAAACTATATAAGAAAAACTGACCGTGGCAATTTTTCTGAGCAGAGTATGTTATTGGCAATCGACTCCGTAAAATTAAAGGAAATGTCACTGAGAAAAGCAGCTTTGACATTTAGTGTAAATGAGGATGCTTTACATAGAAGgattcaaagaaaattaaagagtTTAGAATCTTGTAATATTCATAAAAGATCACttggttcatttaaaaaagtattgccAAATGATACTTATCAATTAGTTAGCTACATTAAAGAAATGGATTCA TATGTAGAAAAGTATAACATAGTTCatccatttaataaatataatggtgTTGCAGGAAGAGATTTTGTAAGTGGATTTTTGAAGAGACGTTTAGACCTTTCAATAAGAAAGCCTCAGGGGTTGTCTTTAAATCGTATTTATGGTTTAAACCGCAATTCTGTGAACATTTATTTCAAGAATAtagaaattgttataaaaaaatacaagtttgaAGCTCATCAAATTTTTAACTGCGATGAATCAGGCATTATAATTGTACATAAACCTgtcaaagttataacaaaaaaaaggaagCATTGTATTTCTTCTGTAACAAGTGGTGAATGGAGTGTAACAACAACCGTTGTTTGTGCTATGAATGTAATTGGACTGTTTGTTCCACCAATGATAATTTTTAAGAGAAAGCAAATGAAATTAGAACTAATTGACCATGCTCCCACTGGAACAATTGGAGGGTGCTCTAAAAATGGATGGATTACAACTAATCTGTTAATGGAgtatataaaacactttaaaaagtaCACTAGAGCttctatagaaaataaaattcttttaattttagatgggCACAAAACTCATACAAAAAACATCAACTTGTTGGGTTTTGCAAAGGAAAATGGAATAGTTATTATAACCTTACCACCTCATGCTTCTCATAAGTTGCAGCCACTTCTATGGAAgcttttttaa
- the LOC105844899 gene encoding piggyBac transposable element-derived protein 3-like isoform X2, whose protein sequence is MNKNKKLNIEDALAFILDGESDFEDLSESDSEFESDVSTAVVSNTKVVHDDNNDNIIFPISESLTQESSTRDDMLYSNSSAPLPKKSKIVNNKKQKKASLPLWKKVTLDNDLIGDIAFQEVPIEPIPDETTTPYEYFKMFVDDNLIDIIAEQSSLYSCQSSGTNISVTSNEIESFIGVFFRMGLVKLPSVRSYWETFMNYDGVSSILSRNRFLSILRYLHFVDNLNVTDEVKKNDRAWKLRPWLEKLRENFLKVSPEENQSVDEIMVPFKGRSFLKQYLPKKPNKWGFKLWARCGVSGYLYDFDLYQGKEIKKKDEVSPHGVGASVVIKMTSTLPENHNFKIFADNYFSSLPLLDELKKRRIWYVGTARLKRLNKCPFTSEKELKNQGRGSFDYRTDIKSNNIAVSWIDICMGTYPSYCIIKCLVFVSSGLKNYLPQ, encoded by the coding sequence atgaataaaaataaaaaattaaatattgaagaTGCTCTCGCATTTATTCTTGATGGTGAAAGTGATTTTGAGGATCTTAGTGAGTCAGACTCTGAATTTGAATCTGATGTTTCAACTGCAGTTGTAAGCAATACTAAGGTTGTGCATGATGACAACAATGACAACATTATTTTTCCAATATCGGAGTCTCTTACCCAGGAAAGTAGTACACGTGATGATATGCTCTATTCCAACTCTTCAGCCCCACTcccaaaaaaatccaaaatagtcaacaacaaaaaacaaaaaaaagcaagtttACCACTTTGGAAAAAGGTTACACTAGATAATGATTTGATTGGTGATATTGCTTTTCAAGAGGTACCTATTGAACCTATTCCGGACGAAACTACTACTCCAtacgaatattttaaaatgtttgttgatGACAATCTTATAGACATTATTGCTGAACAATCTAGTTTATATAGTTGCCAGTCATCAGGTACAAATATTTCTGTCACATCGAATGAAATAGAGtcttttattggtgttttttttCGTATGGGTCTTGTAAAACTACCATCTGTGAGATCTTATTGGGAAACCTTTATGAATTATGATGGAGTAAGTTCAATATTATCAAGGAATAGATTTCTTTCTATCCTCCGCTATTTACACTTTGTTGACAATCTAAACGTAACAGATGAAGTAAAGAAAAATGATCGGGCTTGGAAATTAAGACCTTGGTTGGAAAAACTGCGagaaaatttcttaaaagtttctCCTGAGGAAAATCAATCAGTTGATGAGATAATGGTTCCCTTCAAAGGAAGGTCATTTTTGAAGCAATACCTtccaaaaaaacccaataaatgGGGGTTCAAACTTTGGGCTAGATGTGGTGTCAGTGGGTATTTGTATGACTTTGATTTATATCAaggaaaagaaataaaaaagaaagatgaaGTTTCTCCTCATGGTGTCGGGGCATCTGTTGTAATTAAAATGACCTCAACTTTGCCagaaaatcataattttaaaatatttgctgaCAATTACTTTTCTTCATTGCCTTTGCTAGATGAGCTAAAAAAGCGTAGAATATGGTATGTTGGAACAGCTCGCCTTAAGCGCCTTAACAAATGCCCATTCACTtctgaaaaagaattaaaaaatcaagGGCGTGGATCGTTTGACTATCGTACTGACATCAAATCTAATAACATAGCTGTCTCTTGGATAGATATATGTATGGGCACATACCCTTCTTATTGCATTATCAAATGCCTGGTTTTTGTATCGTCGggacttaaaaattatttgcccCAGTAA